The genomic DNA GGTCGAATTGCATGCCCTCGACCACTTCGAGTTCGGTCGCGAGGCTCTTCGCCTCCTCGACCGTGATGACGCCCTCGTTGCCGACCTTTTGCATCGCCTTGGCGATCATTTCGCCGATCTCGCGCTCGCCGTTGGCGGAGATCGTGCCGACCTGGGCGATTTCGTCGTTGGTTTTCACCTTGCGGGAATTCTTGCGCACGTCCTCGATCACGGCCTCGACGGCGAGGTCGATGCCGCGCCTGAGGTCCATCGGGTTCATGCCGGCGGTGACCCCCTTGATGCCCTCGCGCACGATCGCCTGCGCAAGCACGGTCGCCGTCGTGGTGCCGTCACCTGCCACGTCCGAGGTCTTGCTCGCGACCTCGCGCAGCATCTGCGCACCCATGTTCTCGAACTTGTCGGAGAGCTCGATCTCCTTGGCGACCGTGACACCGTCCTTCGAAATGCGGGGTGCGCCGTAGGATTTGTCGAGCACCACGTTGCGGCCCTTGGGGCCGAGGGTCACCCTCACCGAATTGGCGAGGATATCGACGCCTTTGAGCAAACGCGCGCGCGCGTCCGCGCTGAATTTTACGTCCTTGGCTGCCATTGATGGATTTTCCTTACTGAATGATTCCCATGATGTCGGACTCTTTGAGGATCAGGAAATCCTCGCCGTCGACCTTGATTTCGGTGCCGGACCACTTGCCGAACAGCACGCGGTTGCCGACCTTGACGTCCGGCGGAATGAGCTTGCCGCTCGCGTCGCGGGTACCCCCTCCGACCGCCACGACCTTGCCCTCCATGGGCTTCTCCTTGGCCGTGTCGGGGATGATGATACCGCCAGCGGTCTTGGTCTCCTGCTCAACCGCCTTGAGCACGACACGGTCGTGCAATGGCTTGAGTTTCATTGCTTTTCCCTCAATTTGTGGATTGTGCCGCGCGAGCGGATTAGCACTCGCCCGGCAGGAGTGCCAGGGTTATAGGGGGTCGCTTTGCCGGTGTCAACTGCCCGTCTCGCCGAATGCCGAGGGTGCTGGTCTTACAGCCCGCCCCTCCGATGTTCGAGGCGCGCGACATCTGCCGGATCGAGGCGAACGCGAAGATGAGCGTATTCGTCGTCGTCCGTGCGGCTCATAACCTCGCCGCGGCTGTAGAGCCAGGCGAGCGTCTTGCCGTCCGAGAGGGAGATATCGACCTCGACGACGTCATGCCCGCGAGAAATCTCCCGATCGACGCATTCGAGAAGCGCTTCGCATCCTTCCCCCGTCAAAGCGGAGAGCGGAATCATCGTGCGATTGCTGCGCGCCGTCGCCGCGACGATCGCACTTCGTTCCTCCGGGCTCAGGAGGTCGATCTTGTTGAGGACCTCAAGCAGCCCTTCCTCCACCTCCCGCGAGAGCCCGAGCGCGATCAATACCTGATGCACGTCGTCCTTCTGCGCTTCCGTTTCCGGATGGGAAATGTCGCGCACGTGAACCACGATGTCGGCCTCAAGGACCTCCTCGAGCGTTGCGCGGAAGGCTGCGACAAGCTGGGTCGGTAGATCGGAGATGAAGCCGACCGTGTCCGATAGGATAACGGCGCGCCCGGAATGCAGTTTGAGCGCCCGCATCGTCGGATCGAGGGTCGCAAAGAGAAGATCTTCGGCGAAGACCGATGCACGAGTCAGGCGATTGAAGAGGGTCGATTTGCCTGCGTTCGTATAGCCGACGAGGGCTACGACGGGAAAGGGCACGCGGCGGCGGGCCGCACGGTGAAGCTCCCGTGTGCGAACGACGCTCGAGAGTTCCTTCTTGATCTTCGTGATGCGCGTCCCGATCAGCCGGCGGTCGATCTCGATCTGGCTCTCGCCGGGGCCGCCGAGAAAGCCGAAGCCGCCACGCTGGCGTTCAAGGTGGGTCCAGCTTCGCACGAGGCGGCTGCGCTGATAGGTGAGATGAGCGAGTTCGACCTGCAGCCGGCCCTCCCGCGTTCGCGCGCGCTCGCCGAAGATCTCGAGGATGAGGGCAGTGCGGTCGATGACCTTGCACTTCCATGCGCGCTCGAGATTTCGCTGTTGCACAGGCGTGAGCGCACCGTCAATGACGACGACCTCGATTGCGAGCGCTTCGACGAGCTGCCCGATACGCCCGACCGTGCCCTTGCCGAATAGCGTCGCGGGACGCGGTTCGACCAGGCGCACAACTTCGCTCTCGACGACGTCGAGGGAAATTGCCAAAGCGAGGCCGATTGCCTCTTCGAGGCGGGACCGGGGCGAGCGGCCATTCGCCATTTCCGATTGGAGTGCTGGATGCAGCACGAGGGCGCGCCCAATGGGTGCGCCGTTGCTCGTACCTTCTCCCTCCCGGGTATCGCCCTGCGGAGCTACCACGCGTGGATCACGCCTCGACCGCCTCTTTATCCTGCTCGAACAGGGAAATGGGGACCGTCGGCATCACAGTAGAAATCGCGTGCTTGTAGACTAACTGAGAGTGATGATCACGGCGTAACAAAACTGAGAAGTTATCGAACCAAGTAACGATGCCCTGAAGTTTTACTCCATTTACCAGAAATATCGTTACAGGGGTCTTGTTCTTGCGAATGTGATTCAGGAATACATCCTGTAAGTTTTGAGATTTTTCGGAGGACATATTCGATCCCCTCTTTTCTTCGTGTTGGGGCGGTCGCAGAATTCGGGTCGGTGCAAACGCCATACAACTAATATGGTTTTTCAGGCCCGCCGGACAAGAGCGGACAGCTCCAGGCAGTTCAGAACTTCGTAATCGGGTCGTGAGCTGGAAAAATCGTCGCGACCCTGCCCCTGACCGGCGATCAAGATGGACGTGCAATTTGCGTTTCGCGCGCAATCCACGTCGAGGGCGGTGTCGCCGACAAACCAGACGGCGGCACTTGGGCTTACCCCCGCCCCCTCAAGGGCCATGAAGATGGGGGCCGGGTCAGGTTTGTCCCACTTGGCATCGCCTGCCCCGATCACACGGCCGAATAGGTGGTCCCAGCCGAGGTGT from Alphaproteobacteria bacterium includes the following:
- the groEL gene encoding chaperonin GroEL codes for the protein MAAKDVKFSADARARLLKGVDILANSVRVTLGPKGRNVVLDKSYGAPRISKDGVTVAKEIELSDKFENMGAQMLREVASKTSDVAGDGTTTATVLAQAIVREGIKGVTAGMNPMDLRRGIDLAVEAVIEDVRKNSRKVKTNDEIAQVGTISANGEREIGEMIAKAMQKVGNEGVITVEEAKSLATELEVVEGMQFDRGYVSPYFVTNADKMVCELENPYILIHEKKLSNLQAMLPLLESVVQSARPLLVIAEDVEGEALATLVVNKLRGGLKVAAVKAPGFGDRRKA
- the groES gene encoding co-chaperone GroES, which codes for MKLKPLHDRVVLKAVEQETKTAGGIIIPDTAKEKPMEGKVVAVGGGTRDASGKLIPPDVKVGNRVLFGKWSGTEIKVDGEDFLILKESDIMGIIQ
- the hflX gene encoding GTPase HflX, with the protein product MANGRSPRSRLEEAIGLALAISLDVVESEVVRLVEPRPATLFGKGTVGRIGQLVEALAIEVVVIDGALTPVQQRNLERAWKCKVIDRTALILEIFGERARTREGRLQVELAHLTYQRSRLVRSWTHLERQRGGFGFLGGPGESQIEIDRRLIGTRITKIKKELSSVVRTRELHRAARRRVPFPVVALVGYTNAGKSTLFNRLTRASVFAEDLLFATLDPTMRALKLHSGRAVILSDTVGFISDLPTQLVAAFRATLEEVLEADIVVHVRDISHPETEAQKDDVHQVLIALGLSREVEEGLLEVLNKIDLLSPEERSAIVAATARSNRTMIPLSALTGEGCEALLECVDREISRGHDVVEVDISLSDGKTLAWLYSRGEVMSRTDDDEYAHLRVRLDPADVARLEHRRGGL
- the hfq gene encoding RNA chaperone Hfq; this translates as MSSEKSQNLQDVFLNHIRKNKTPVTIFLVNGVKLQGIVTWFDNFSVLLRRDHHSQLVYKHAISTVMPTVPISLFEQDKEAVEA